One segment of Rosa chinensis cultivar Old Blush chromosome 6, RchiOBHm-V2, whole genome shotgun sequence DNA contains the following:
- the LOC112173793 gene encoding bidirectional sugar transporter SWEET14 yields the protein MAALDLHLMASVFGILGTIVAFLVYLAPLPTFYRIFKTKSTQGFQAIPYSVALFSAMLTLYYGFLKTNGLFLIAINSIGCFIETVYLVMYMIYAPPKARIFTAKLLVLFNVLTYGLILLGTSQIPNVLLRLKVVGWINVVFNVSVFAAPLSIMRLVIKTKSVEYMSFPLSFCLTLCAVMWC from the exons ATGGCAGCCCTTGATCTTCATCTTATGGCCTCTGTGTTTGGCATTCTGG GAACCATCGTCGCCTTCCTCGTCTACCTTGCCCCACT ACCAACATTTTATAGGATTTTCAAGACAAAATCAACACAAGGTTTCCAAGCTATACCCTATTCGGTGGCATTGTTTAGCGCCATGTTAACGCTCTACTATGGCTTCCTCAAGACAAATGGTTTGTTTCTCATCGCGATCAATTCCATTGGCTGCTTCATCGAAACTGTGTACCTTGTAATGTACATGATTTATGCACCACCAAAAGCCAGG ATTTTCACAGCAAAGCTACTTGTTCTGTTTAATGTCTTGACTTATGGTTTGATCTTATTGGGTACAAGCCAAATCCCAAATGTTCTTCTGCGGTTGAAAGTTGTTGGATGGATTAATGTTGTGTTCAATGTCTCTGTGTTTGCTGCTCCTCTTAGTATTATG AGGCTGGTTATTAAAACAAAGAGTGTGGAATACATGTCATTCCCTTTGTCGTTCTGCTTAACTCTTTGTGCTGTTATGTGGTGTTAG